Proteins encoded by one window of Phytohabitans houttuyneae:
- a CDS encoding ATP-binding protein yields the protein MTRHRGLTEQAADAAIDSACRLLRLPTIRSQFPDLAESASREQMTYRGFLAELLMAECDDRARRRSERRIKAAAFPRDKPLRAFDFDANSNEPFSCAQQSGG from the coding sequence ATGACCCGCCATCGTGGACTCACCGAACAAGCCGCCGACGCCGCGATCGACTCCGCCTGCCGGCTACTGCGCCTACCCACGATCCGGTCCCAGTTCCCCGACCTCGCCGAATCCGCCAGCCGCGAACAGATGACCTACCGCGGGTTCCTCGCCGAGCTGCTCATGGCCGAGTGCGACGACCGGGCCCGCCGCCGCTCCGAACGCCGGATCAAGGCTGCCGCGTTCCCCCGGGACAAGCCCCTGCGCGCCTTCGACTTCGACGCCAACTCCAATGAGCCATTTTCGTGCGCCCAGCAGAGCGGAGGTTGA
- a CDS encoding SsgA family sporulation/cell division regulator has protein sequence MSVIRPTTVEVETSLRLVAPDATALPVRASLRYDPADPYAVHVLFHAESAGGEAVSWSFARELLVTGLDEPAGIGDVRVWPWATPRGDFVALALSSPDGNALFEVPRSVLVRFLRRTYVVVPRGRETDHLDVDAAVNRLLAGR, from the coding sequence ATGAGTGTCATCCGACCGACGACCGTAGAGGTCGAGACGTCGCTGCGGCTCGTCGCACCGGATGCGACGGCGCTGCCGGTACGGGCCAGCTTGCGCTACGACCCGGCCGATCCGTACGCGGTCCACGTTCTGTTCCACGCCGAGTCGGCGGGCGGTGAAGCGGTCAGCTGGTCCTTCGCCCGCGAGCTGCTCGTCACCGGGCTGGACGAGCCGGCCGGGATCGGCGACGTGCGGGTGTGGCCCTGGGCCACGCCGCGCGGGGACTTCGTCGCGCTCGCGCTGTCGTCACCAGACGGCAACGCGCTCTTCGAGGTGCCACGCAGTGTGCTGGTGCGGTTCCTGCGGCGGACCTACGTCGTGGTGCCGCGAGGCCGTGAAACCGACCACCTCGACGTCGACGCGGCGGTCAACCGCCTGTTGGCGGGGCGCTGA
- a CDS encoding IS5 family transposase encodes MSVYLVAGVAAPATPASTADHLPTTRPRRYRSDTSDAEWAVLAAHVPAGTGRGRPIIYPRRDVVDAIRYLDHTGCQWDAMPADFPHHKLVYHYFKTWTDDGTLNRMHNSLREQVRTQVEGRNQQPTAAVVDSQSIRGAETVSRDSRGYDAGKKINGRKRHIAVDTCGLLLAILVTAANVQDRDAARPLLWSLRACFPTITLAWADSGYAGKLVHWAATRLALSVQIVAKLAGQTTFVVLPRRWCVERTFSWINRCRRTVRDYERLPAHHAAMVQWAMIIIMTRRLARHQPT; translated from the coding sequence CTGTCTGTATACCTTGTCGCCGGTGTCGCCGCACCCGCCACGCCGGCCAGCACTGCCGATCACCTGCCCACCACGCGTCCGCGCCGCTACCGCTCGGACACCAGCGACGCCGAATGGGCCGTGCTGGCTGCGCACGTGCCAGCTGGGACCGGCCGTGGCCGGCCGATCATCTACCCACGTCGGGACGTGGTCGACGCGATCCGCTACCTGGACCACACCGGCTGCCAATGGGACGCCATGCCCGCCGACTTCCCACACCACAAGCTGGTCTACCACTACTTCAAGACCTGGACCGACGACGGCACCCTCAACCGAATGCACAACAGCCTGCGCGAACAGGTCCGTACCCAGGTCGAGGGCCGTAACCAGCAGCCCACCGCCGCCGTAGTCGACTCCCAGAGCATCCGGGGCGCCGAGACAGTCAGCCGCGACAGCCGCGGCTACGACGCCGGCAAGAAGATCAACGGCCGCAAACGACACATAGCCGTGGACACCTGCGGACTACTACTGGCGATCCTGGTCACCGCCGCCAACGTGCAGGACCGCGACGCCGCCCGACCGCTGCTCTGGTCCCTACGCGCCTGCTTTCCCACCATCACCCTGGCCTGGGCCGATAGCGGCTACGCCGGCAAACTCGTCCACTGGGCCGCCACCCGTCTGGCGTTGAGCGTCCAGATCGTCGCCAAACTCGCCGGACAGACCACCTTCGTCGTCCTACCCCGCAGATGGTGCGTGGAGCGCACCTTCTCCTGGATCAACCGCTGCCGCCGCACCGTCCGCGACTACGAGCGGCTGCCCGCCCACCACGCCGCGATGGTCCAATGGGCCATGATCATCATCATGACCCGACGCCTCGCCCGCCACCAACCCACCTGA
- a CDS encoding VOC family protein, translating to MGVHRLNHAVLFVRDVNRSVAFYRDVLGFRPIAMTPDGFKGAAFLQAPDSTNDHDLGLFEIGEGAGPSPAGRSTVGLYHLAWEVDTLDELERVAGKLAEAGALVGTSDHGTTKSLYGKDPDGLEFEVVWLIPADLLDPAALEARKRIRPLDIAREKERYGATTRGGVGISVPA from the coding sequence ATGGGTGTACATCGGCTCAACCATGCCGTCCTCTTCGTCCGCGACGTCAACCGTAGCGTCGCCTTCTACCGTGACGTCCTGGGTTTTCGCCCGATCGCGATGACCCCGGACGGTTTCAAGGGCGCCGCCTTCCTGCAGGCACCCGACTCCACCAATGACCACGACCTCGGCCTCTTCGAGATCGGCGAGGGCGCCGGACCCTCACCCGCCGGCCGGAGCACGGTCGGCCTCTACCACCTCGCCTGGGAGGTCGACACGCTCGACGAGCTCGAGCGGGTCGCCGGCAAGCTGGCGGAGGCCGGCGCGCTGGTCGGCACCTCCGACCACGGGACCACGAAGAGCCTCTATGGCAAAGATCCGGACGGTCTGGAGTTCGAGGTCGTCTGGCTGATCCCGGCCGACCTGCTGGACCCCGCCGCGCTGGAGGCCCGCAAGCGCATCCGCCCGCTCGACATCGCCCGCGAAAAGGAGCGGTACGGCGCCACCACCCGTGGCGGAGTGGGTATCTCCGTGCCGGCCTGA
- a CDS encoding MarR family winged helix-turn-helix transcriptional regulator yields the protein MTRWLNDEEQRTWRAFLHASRALWDTLDRELQRDAGMPHAYYEILVRLSEAPNRMLRMSDLAEATSSSRSRLSHAVARLEEYGWVRREDCPTDRRGQLAVLTDQGFSVLADAAHGHVEGVRTHLFDQLTPEQVAQLRQISEAMLDHLDPGRALY from the coding sequence ATGACCCGGTGGCTGAACGACGAGGAGCAGCGCACCTGGCGCGCGTTCCTGCACGCCTCCCGGGCGCTGTGGGACACGCTCGACCGCGAGCTCCAGCGCGACGCCGGGATGCCACACGCGTACTACGAGATCCTCGTCCGGCTATCCGAAGCACCCAACCGCATGCTGCGGATGAGCGACCTCGCCGAAGCCACGTCATCGTCCCGCAGCCGCCTGTCGCACGCCGTGGCACGGCTGGAGGAGTACGGGTGGGTGCGGCGCGAGGACTGCCCCACCGACCGCCGCGGCCAGCTGGCCGTCCTCACCGACCAAGGCTTCTCCGTGCTCGCCGATGCCGCGCACGGGCACGTCGAGGGGGTGCGCACGCACCTGTTCGACCAGCTCACGCCCGAGCAGGTGGCCCAGCTCCGCCAGATCAGCGAGGCCATGTTGGACCATCTCGATCCAGGCAGGGCCTTGTACTGA
- a CDS encoding tetratricopeptide repeat protein: protein MSTGLAEVTARAYDLFEAGDLSAAQLLLGDALAAADTDPDNATSALADAASLHSRVLVGLGEPHSARAWATFAYEAESRLYGPTHERTIRAAATLASVLHRIGNHADSASLYSTVIEGLTALEGPESPQVLAAHADLATVEYARGECDIARARLAEAWDMTREAYGDAHPAGIRMLARLGAMERDCGRFTEAHQHLAHARELTRAYLEPDHPLVAQIAALSRAPANPHHNCGGPALPTAPADDEAYPGLQGLDGSPLDLPPAPGEAPPNRPQSPVPPDVAVHWPPDESSGNLPVHVPRQHGRRRRGPAPLVTGALVAAVIGAVAVVVGLAAIDQGQTPDETAPPAASWPPPPATSAPQTTAPAATTRPPASPTGPARARPGTPPSRVTIKDDGESITLRWAYPLGADGKVRVSGAPEGQQQRPFEDLPAGTTSYVVHGLNQTDDFCFEIAVVYPGNRLGKAKPVCTTRQG from the coding sequence ATGTCTACAGGGCTGGCCGAAGTGACCGCGCGGGCGTACGACCTCTTCGAGGCGGGCGATCTCTCCGCGGCACAGTTGCTGCTCGGCGATGCGCTCGCGGCGGCGGACACCGATCCCGACAACGCGACGTCCGCCCTCGCCGACGCCGCCAGCCTGCACTCGCGCGTGCTGGTGGGGCTCGGCGAGCCGCACTCGGCGCGGGCGTGGGCCACTTTCGCGTACGAGGCGGAGAGCCGCCTCTACGGCCCCACCCACGAGCGCACGATCCGCGCCGCGGCCACGCTCGCCTCGGTGCTGCACCGCATCGGCAACCACGCCGACTCGGCCAGCCTGTACAGCACGGTGATCGAGGGACTCACCGCGCTGGAGGGGCCGGAGTCGCCGCAGGTGCTCGCCGCGCACGCCGATCTGGCCACTGTGGAGTACGCGCGGGGCGAGTGCGACATCGCCCGCGCCCGCCTGGCCGAGGCGTGGGACATGACCCGCGAGGCGTACGGGGACGCCCACCCGGCCGGCATCCGCATGCTGGCCCGGCTCGGCGCGATGGAGCGCGACTGCGGCCGCTTCACCGAGGCCCACCAGCACCTCGCGCACGCGCGCGAGCTGACCCGCGCCTACCTGGAGCCGGACCACCCGCTCGTGGCACAGATAGCCGCGCTCTCCCGCGCCCCGGCCAACCCGCACCACAACTGCGGCGGTCCCGCGCTGCCGACCGCGCCCGCGGACGACGAGGCGTACCCGGGGCTGCAGGGCCTGGACGGCTCCCCTCTCGACCTGCCCCCGGCGCCCGGCGAGGCCCCGCCCAACCGCCCGCAGTCGCCGGTGCCGCCCGACGTCGCCGTGCACTGGCCCCCGGACGAGTCGTCCGGCAACCTGCCCGTACACGTCCCGCGCCAGCACGGCCGCCGCCGGCGCGGCCCGGCCCCGCTGGTCACCGGCGCGCTGGTCGCCGCCGTGATCGGCGCGGTGGCGGTCGTGGTGGGACTCGCCGCGATCGACCAGGGCCAGACGCCGGACGAGACCGCCCCACCCGCCGCGAGCTGGCCACCGCCCCCGGCGACGAGCGCACCCCAGACCACCGCGCCAGCCGCCACCACCAGGCCACCGGCAAGCCCCACCGGCCCGGCACGCGCCCGCCCCGGCACGCCCCCCAGCCGCGTGACGATCAAGGACGATGGGGAGAGCATCACGCTGCGCTGGGCGTACCCGCTCGGTGCCGACGGCAAGGTCCGCGTCTCCGGCGCGCCGGAGGGGCAGCAGCAGCGCCCCTTCGAGGACCTGCCCGCGGGCACCACCAGCTACGTCGTGCACGGGCTCAACCAGACCGACGACTTCTGCTTCGAGATCGCGG
- a CDS encoding IS5 family transposase (programmed frameshift), translated as MIRTWAPDDFWQVAQPLIPVQARRRQGGGKRRADDRAVLAAIVYLVQAGCSWWKLPAQLFGVSRSTAHRRFTQWTVAGLWEQLHQQFLHGLGVISEIDWSRAVVDSISVRAEKKGDLTGPNPVDRGKPGSKIHILCDRRGVPLTCLISAANTHDSQLLIPLLDSVAPIRGRRGRPRWRPDKLHADKAYDQPVLRAEVRRRGIVVRIARKGVESSERLGRHRWIVEACLNWLLRNRRLVRRYDRKAEHFQAFADLACTLLTYRRLLKATK; from the exons ATGATTCGGACGTGGGCGCCGGATGACTTCTGGCAGGTCGCGCAGCCGTTGATCCCGGTACAGGCGCGTCGTCGGCAGGGTGGCGGGAAGCGTCGTGCGGACGATCGGGCCGTGCTCGCGGCGATCGTGTACCTGGTTCAGGCCGGTTGCTCGTGGTGGAAGCTGCCCGCCCAGTTGTTCGGCGTCAGCCGGTCCACGGCACACCGCCGGTTTACGCAGTGGACCGTCGCTGGGCTGTGGGAGCAACTGCACCAGCAGTTCCTGCACGGACTCGGTGTCATCAGCGAGATCGACTGGTCTCGGGCGGTGGTCGACTCGATCTCGGTACGGGCCGAGAAAA AGGGGGACCTCACCGGGCCAAATCCGGTTGACCGCGGCAAACCAGGCAGCAAGATACACATACTGTGTGACCGCCGTGGTGTACCCCTGACCTGCCTGATCTCCGCCGCGAACACCCACGACTCCCAGTTGCTGATCCCGCTGCTGGACTCTGTCGCCCCGATCCGCGGACGCCGGGGGCGGCCTCGATGGCGGCCGGACAAGCTGCACGCGGACAAGGCCTACGACCAGCCGGTCCTGCGCGCCGAGGTCCGCCGCCGTGGCATAGTCGTGCGGATCGCCCGCAAAGGCGTCGAGTCCTCCGAACGCCTCGGCCGGCACCGCTGGATCGTCGAAGCATGCCTGAACTGGTTGCTACGCAACCGCCGCCTCGTACGCCGCTACGACCGCAAAGCCGAACATTTCCAAGCCTTCGCCGACCTTGCCTGCACCCTGCTCACCTATCGCCGCCTGCTCAAGGCGACCAAGTGA
- a CDS encoding TIGR02611 family protein: MTGTDVVDATGAGRPSGGDPQEDGAAGADTDLLRKPRWRDRMGTTLDVIRANPTGRVALKVVVGLAGLMVVAVGALLIPLPGPGWLIVLGGLGIWAIEFSWARRLLTFTRRNLRLWTRWVGRQSWTVRIAIGIFGMIFVSAVVWASVWLSFDVNLVTEVLNRL, encoded by the coding sequence ATGACGGGGACAGACGTGGTGGACGCCACAGGAGCGGGCCGACCTTCGGGCGGCGACCCACAGGAGGACGGTGCAGCCGGCGCCGACACCGACCTGCTTCGAAAGCCGCGCTGGCGCGACCGCATGGGCACGACGCTCGACGTCATCCGCGCCAACCCCACCGGCCGTGTTGCGCTGAAGGTCGTGGTCGGCCTGGCCGGCCTCATGGTGGTCGCGGTGGGCGCGCTGCTGATCCCCTTGCCCGGCCCGGGTTGGCTGATCGTCCTGGGTGGACTCGGCATCTGGGCGATCGAGTTCTCCTGGGCCCGGCGCCTGCTCACCTTCACCCGCCGCAACCTTCGCTTGTGGACACGCTGGGTGGGCCGCCAGTCGTGGACCGTCCGCATCGCGATCGGCATCTTCGGCATGATCTTCGTGAGCGCGGTGGTGTGGGCGTCGGTGTGGCTGAGCTTCGACGTCAACCTGGTGACTGAGGTCCTCAACCGCCTCTGA
- the ltrA gene encoding group II intron reverse transcriptase/maturase, with protein MFIPKPGSSELRPLSIPSVRDRIVQAAVKIVLEPVFEADMLPCSFGFRPKRSAHDALQVLIEESARGRRWVVETDIANCFSAIPHQELMQAVEERVCDQAVLKLLRVMLRAGVMEHGLVRREITGSPQGGVISPLLCNVYLHRLDRQWSTREHGVLVRYADDVLVMCKSREQAEAALQRLRDLLAELGFQPKEAKTRIVHLQVGGEGVDFLGFHHRLVRSRPRDGRRPFTFLARWPANKAMQHARDRIRDLTAHRRLLLPVEAVVQGINVFLRGWTGYFRYGHSAQRFSKIRLYLRVRVALFISKRYRRSRHFGRRALLHFTPNEFGLISLYGIVVQPRAGKPWRDKPNAGGERRR; from the coding sequence GTGTTCATCCCTAAGCCCGGCAGCAGCGAGTTGAGGCCGCTGTCGATCCCTTCGGTGCGTGACCGCATCGTGCAGGCCGCGGTGAAGATCGTGCTCGAGCCGGTCTTCGAAGCGGACATGCTGCCGTGCAGTTTCGGGTTCCGCCCGAAACGCTCGGCGCACGATGCCCTGCAGGTGCTCATCGAGGAGTCCGCGCGGGGTAGGCGGTGGGTGGTCGAGACGGACATCGCCAACTGCTTCTCGGCGATACCGCATCAGGAGTTGATGCAGGCGGTTGAGGAACGCGTCTGCGACCAGGCCGTGTTGAAGCTGCTGCGGGTGATGCTGCGCGCGGGAGTGATGGAGCACGGTCTGGTCCGTCGGGAGATAACGGGCAGCCCACAAGGCGGGGTCATTTCGCCGTTGCTCTGTAACGTCTACCTGCACCGCCTGGACCGGCAATGGTCGACGCGTGAGCACGGGGTGCTGGTCCGTTATGCCGACGACGTGCTGGTGATGTGCAAGTCCCGCGAGCAGGCGGAGGCCGCTCTACAACGGCTTCGGGATCTGCTGGCCGAGCTCGGTTTTCAGCCGAAGGAGGCCAAGACCAGGATCGTGCATCTGCAGGTTGGTGGGGAAGGCGTGGACTTCCTCGGCTTTCACCACCGTCTGGTGCGATCCCGGCCCCGCGATGGGCGACGCCCGTTCACCTTCCTTGCCCGCTGGCCCGCGAACAAGGCCATGCAGCACGCCCGCGACCGGATCCGTGACCTCACGGCCCACCGCAGGCTGCTGCTACCTGTTGAAGCGGTCGTGCAGGGCATCAACGTGTTCCTGCGTGGCTGGACCGGATACTTCCGATACGGGCACTCGGCCCAACGCTTCAGCAAGATCAGACTTTACCTGCGGGTGCGGGTGGCGTTGTTCATCAGCAAGCGGTACCGCCGCAGCCGGCACTTCGGCCGTCGGGCGCTGCTGCATTTCACGCCCAACGAGTTCGGTCTGATCAGCCTTTACGGGATCGTCGTGCAACCCAGGGCTGGCAAGCCCTGGCGGGACAAGCCGAATGCCGGCGGTGAACGACGTCGGTAA
- a CDS encoding CocE/NonD family hydrolase gives MNDAEYLAQARSLATAGYVVLSYTARGFWASGGQIDTAGPKDIADVSAAIDWLDANTTADPARVGLGGVSYGAGISLIAAGQDPRVRAVAALSGWSDLVESLYAGQTRHPQAVWLLQAAARLVGRPSAEFEQIVSDYFANRNIGGITAWGQLRSAETYLAGLRANQPAILLANAYGDSIFGPNQLVEFFGDLTGPKRLELSPGDHAIPELTGLAGLPNEVWASTRQWFDQHLRGGAAGGAPVVLRVRGGGVESYADWADVTGTSNRYPLSAASFRANGDTVANAGVVLLTNGLEALTGIPPLAWLPAVDRSRAAVWQTGLLPGGAAVRGIPRVHLTVTPGASTGTVVAYLYDVDLLGTGRLVTHAPYTWLSGGQQVIDLALPATAWNVPAGHRLALVLDTEDPLYLDANPYGAAVSVGGSSWVDVPLR, from the coding sequence CTGAACGACGCCGAGTACCTCGCACAGGCCCGCTCCCTCGCCACCGCCGGTTACGTGGTCCTCTCGTACACCGCGCGCGGCTTCTGGGCCTCCGGCGGCCAGATCGACACGGCCGGCCCGAAGGACATCGCCGACGTGTCCGCCGCGATCGACTGGCTCGACGCCAACACGACGGCCGACCCGGCGCGGGTGGGGCTGGGCGGCGTCTCGTACGGCGCGGGCATCTCCCTCATCGCCGCCGGCCAGGACCCCCGCGTGCGCGCGGTGGCCGCGCTGTCCGGGTGGAGCGACCTCGTCGAGTCGCTGTACGCGGGCCAGACCCGCCACCCGCAGGCGGTGTGGCTGCTCCAGGCGGCCGCGCGGCTGGTGGGGCGGCCGAGCGCCGAGTTCGAGCAGATCGTGTCCGACTACTTCGCCAACCGGAACATCGGCGGCATCACCGCGTGGGGGCAGCTGCGTTCGGCGGAGACGTACCTTGCGGGCCTGCGCGCCAACCAGCCGGCCATCCTGCTCGCCAACGCGTACGGCGACTCCATCTTCGGCCCCAACCAGCTTGTCGAGTTCTTCGGCGACCTGACGGGGCCCAAGCGGTTGGAGCTCTCGCCCGGCGACCACGCGATCCCCGAGCTGACCGGCCTCGCCGGCCTCCCCAACGAGGTGTGGGCGAGCACGCGGCAGTGGTTCGACCAGCACTTGCGGGGCGGGGCGGCGGGCGGGGCGCCGGTGGTGCTGCGCGTGCGGGGCGGCGGCGTCGAGTCGTACGCGGACTGGGCGGACGTGACCGGCACCTCCAACCGGTACCCGCTCTCCGCCGCCTCCTTCCGCGCCAACGGCGACACGGTCGCCAACGCCGGCGTCGTGCTGCTCACCAACGGACTGGAGGCGCTCACCGGCATCCCGCCGCTCGCGTGGCTCCCGGCCGTCGACCGCTCGCGGGCCGCGGTGTGGCAGACCGGGCTGCTGCCCGGCGGCGCGGCGGTGCGCGGCATCCCACGGGTACACCTCACCGTCACGCCGGGAGCCTCGACCGGCACGGTCGTCGCCTACCTGTACGACGTGGACCTGCTGGGCACGGGGCGGCTGGTGACGCACGCGCCGTACACGTGGCTGTCGGGCGGCCAGCAGGTGATCGACCTGGCGCTGCCGGCAACGGCGTGGAACGTGCCGGCCGGCCATCGGCTCGCGCTCGTACTCGACACGGAGGACCCGCTCTACCTCGACGCCAACCCGTACGGGGCGGCGGTCTCGGTCGGCGGGTCGAGCTGGGTGGACGTGCCGCTGCGCTGA
- a CDS encoding transposase family protein: MLTYVATIPLSTRSLTRLAELIRARRVELGGRWRRLPAHEQALMTLAHLRNGDTLVRLAVGFAVSVSTVWRYLREAIDLLAALAPDLSQAADRAGRLAYAIIDGTLIPIDRVADQRPYYSGKHKRHGVNVQVLADAAGRLVWASPALPGAVHDLTAARTHGLINALTRVNVMTFADKAYQGAGGTIWTPFKRQPNRPRLSKRQRSVNRQHAKIRALGERAVATLKTWKVLAKLHCSPHRATAIVQAIQVLQHTEDDRYPR; the protein is encoded by the coding sequence TTGCTCACGTATGTTGCCACCATCCCGTTGTCCACGCGTAGCCTGACGCGCCTTGCCGAGCTGATCCGAGCCCGACGTGTTGAGCTGGGTGGACGATGGCGGCGGCTGCCAGCGCATGAGCAGGCGTTGATGACGCTGGCCCACCTGCGCAACGGCGACACCCTGGTGAGGCTGGCGGTCGGGTTCGCGGTGTCGGTCAGCACCGTGTGGCGGTACCTGCGCGAAGCGATCGACCTACTCGCCGCCCTGGCCCCTGACCTGTCCCAGGCGGCCGATCGGGCCGGTCGGCTGGCGTACGCGATCATCGACGGCACACTGATCCCGATCGACCGAGTCGCCGACCAGCGGCCTTACTACTCGGGAAAGCACAAACGGCACGGTGTAAACGTGCAGGTCCTGGCCGACGCGGCCGGCCGGCTCGTGTGGGCCTCGCCAGCACTGCCCGGCGCGGTCCACGACCTGACCGCCGCCCGTACCCACGGCCTGATCAACGCCCTGACCAGGGTGAACGTGATGACGTTCGCGGACAAGGCGTACCAGGGCGCCGGCGGCACTATCTGGACGCCGTTCAAACGACAGCCGAACCGGCCGCGGCTGTCCAAGCGGCAAAGATCAGTCAACCGCCAGCACGCCAAGATCCGCGCGCTTGGCGAACGTGCGGTAGCCACCCTCAAGACCTGGAAAGTGCTGGCCAAGCTGCACTGCAGCCCACACCGCGCCACCGCCATCGTCCAAGCGATCCAGGTCCTCCAACACACCGAAGACGACCGCTACCCACGATGA
- a CDS encoding RrF2 family transcriptional regulator encodes MQISARGDYAVRAALSLAAAYPSLMSAQAIAHEQDMPRKFLEAVLADLRRAGIVRAQRGAEGGYTLAHAPREVTIGSILRAVDGPLAGVRGLRPEETKYEGAAENLPRLWVAVRAAVREVVDEVSLAEMVSGKMPAHVRKLVTRPDAWEPR; translated from the coding sequence GTGCAAATCTCCGCCCGCGGTGATTACGCGGTGCGAGCCGCGCTCAGTCTCGCTGCCGCCTACCCGTCACTCATGTCCGCACAGGCGATCGCGCATGAGCAGGACATGCCACGCAAGTTCCTCGAGGCGGTCCTGGCCGACCTGCGCCGCGCCGGGATCGTGCGGGCCCAGCGGGGGGCCGAGGGCGGATACACGCTGGCCCACGCGCCGCGCGAGGTGACGATCGGCTCGATCCTGCGCGCGGTCGACGGCCCGCTCGCCGGGGTGCGCGGGCTGCGGCCGGAGGAGACCAAGTACGAGGGCGCGGCGGAAAACCTCCCCCGCCTGTGGGTCGCCGTCCGCGCCGCGGTGCGCGAGGTGGTCGACGAGGTGAGCCTCGCCGAGATGGTCAGCGGCAAGATGCCGGCCCACGTCCGCAAGCTGGTCACCCGCCCCGACGCCTGGGAGCCCCGCTGA
- a CDS encoding AraC family transcriptional regulator, producing the protein MVGFGHFAGGTGPAGIATATLRDLAPHSASILDHHLLMLVTKGHGTHEVDFEMFQCRPGTLVWARPGQLVRPGGQPGLDATLVCWTPSPWPARGGAANEGDGVPDLPDGGPTHRQLAGEDEDAVINEVSQLVVDCERELSPELLRQQLATLLLRIRLLGPQPTEGHVPDPDGALPADGPRGPWPVEGHEDDTFARFHADLEAGYARSRRVEEYADRLGCCVRTLTRASLAATGRSAKQVIDDRVTLQAKRLLAGTDLPVAEIGRRLGFPEPTNFGRFFQREAGHSPGAFRAWAATSPTSHPADPINAGAAEAAEVPPQGGEPTAARAGVPAPRPPLDPVTGFVQA; encoded by the coding sequence ATGGTCGGTTTCGGTCACTTCGCTGGTGGGACTGGTCCCGCCGGGATCGCCACCGCCACGCTGCGTGATCTCGCGCCACACAGTGCGTCCATCTTGGACCATCACCTGCTCATGCTGGTGACCAAGGGGCACGGGACGCACGAGGTCGACTTCGAGATGTTCCAGTGCCGGCCCGGCACGCTCGTCTGGGCGCGACCGGGCCAGCTGGTCCGCCCCGGCGGCCAGCCGGGCCTCGACGCCACGCTTGTCTGCTGGACGCCCAGCCCGTGGCCGGCGAGGGGCGGTGCGGCGAACGAGGGCGACGGCGTCCCCGACCTGCCGGACGGCGGCCCGACCCACCGCCAGCTCGCCGGCGAAGACGAGGACGCGGTCATCAACGAGGTGAGCCAGCTCGTCGTCGACTGCGAGCGGGAGCTGTCGCCGGAGCTGCTGCGGCAGCAGCTCGCCACCCTCCTGCTCCGCATCCGCCTGCTCGGGCCGCAGCCCACCGAGGGGCACGTCCCCGACCCCGACGGCGCGCTGCCCGCGGACGGCCCGCGGGGTCCGTGGCCGGTCGAGGGCCACGAGGACGACACGTTCGCCCGCTTCCACGCCGACCTCGAAGCCGGGTACGCGCGCTCCCGCCGGGTCGAGGAGTACGCCGACCGGCTCGGCTGCTGCGTGCGCACGCTCACCAGGGCCAGCCTCGCCGCCACCGGCCGCAGCGCGAAGCAGGTCATCGACGACCGGGTGACGCTCCAGGCGAAGCGGCTGCTGGCCGGCACGGACCTCCCGGTCGCGGAGATCGGGCGGCGGCTGGGCTTTCCGGAGCCGACAAACTTCGGCCGTTTCTTCCAGCGCGAGGCCGGTCACAGCCCCGGCGCGTTCCGCGCGTGGGCGGCCACCTCACCCACGAGTCACCCCGCCGACCCGATCAACGCCGGCGCCGCCGAGGCCGCCGAGGTCCCGCCACAGGGCGGCGAGCCGACCGCCGCCCGAGCGGGTGTGCCGGCGCCACGACCACCCCTCGACCCGGTAACTGGGTTCGTACAGGCATGA